The Candidatus Koribacter versatilis Ellin345 genome has a segment encoding these proteins:
- the malQ gene encoding 4-alpha-glucanotransferase → MFTKRASGILLHPSSLPSRGGIGDFGPAAYEFVNWLAEGKQTLWQILPLGPPGIGNSPYSSTSAFAGNIVLISLERLAERGMLDNAALKSLPESDGSRVNFENVLKVKLPLLRQAAESFLKNAYGNSRERFNRFCRDNTWWLDDFVLFDALRERYQGASWNTWPTEISHCQPEAIAKTRSELAHELEVAKFLQFAFFEQWGALRNYCHQRRIRIVGDVAIFVSYDSADVWTHRDIFRLRDVEPEVVAGVPPDAFSDTGQRWGNPLYDWNRLRERGYDWWVSRMRWAHTWCDILRIDHFRGFESYWEIPADEPTAIHGSWAKGPADEFFHVINRELGELPFIAEDLGMITPEVHQLRERLKIPGMRVLQFAFGDRGAHMYLPHRYDTNTVVYTGTHDNDTTMGWWQGDAQPHEKRDAAAAFGANDQNVHWAFIRAAQTSLATLSVVPLQDVFGLDSSARMNTPSLSDGNWGWRYKRGLLTQDAAKTLSELAETTDRDELLLSGGNQQGNGERPEDFAA, encoded by the coding sequence ATGTTCACGAAGCGAGCTTCCGGCATTCTTCTCCATCCATCTTCCTTGCCGTCGCGTGGCGGCATTGGCGATTTCGGCCCCGCTGCTTATGAATTCGTAAATTGGCTGGCGGAGGGCAAGCAAACGCTGTGGCAGATCCTGCCGCTCGGGCCTCCGGGGATCGGGAACTCGCCGTATTCATCGACGTCGGCATTTGCGGGAAACATTGTGCTCATCAGCCTCGAGCGGCTGGCGGAGCGCGGAATGCTCGACAACGCTGCGCTGAAGAGCTTGCCGGAAAGCGATGGGAGCCGCGTTAATTTTGAGAACGTATTGAAGGTCAAACTCCCGCTGTTGCGACAGGCGGCGGAGAGCTTTTTGAAGAACGCTTACGGAAATTCGCGCGAGCGGTTCAATCGCTTTTGCCGCGACAACACCTGGTGGCTCGACGATTTCGTGCTCTTCGACGCTCTGCGCGAACGTTACCAGGGAGCGAGCTGGAATACGTGGCCGACCGAGATTTCGCATTGCCAGCCGGAGGCAATTGCCAAGACGCGCAGCGAACTGGCGCACGAGTTGGAGGTCGCAAAGTTCCTGCAGTTTGCGTTCTTCGAGCAGTGGGGCGCGCTGCGAAACTATTGTCATCAGCGGCGAATCCGGATTGTGGGCGACGTGGCGATATTCGTCAGCTACGACAGCGCTGACGTCTGGACGCACCGCGACATCTTCCGTCTGCGCGACGTGGAACCCGAAGTCGTTGCCGGAGTGCCACCGGATGCATTCAGCGATACCGGCCAGCGATGGGGGAATCCGCTATATGACTGGAACCGCCTGCGCGAGCGCGGCTACGACTGGTGGGTGAGCCGCATGCGCTGGGCGCACACCTGGTGCGACATCCTGCGCATCGATCACTTCCGCGGCTTTGAATCGTATTGGGAGATTCCGGCGGACGAACCGACGGCGATCCACGGTAGCTGGGCGAAAGGTCCCGCTGACGAGTTTTTCCACGTGATCAACCGCGAACTCGGCGAGTTGCCATTCATTGCCGAAGACCTGGGAATGATCACTCCGGAAGTGCATCAATTGCGCGAGCGGCTGAAGATTCCCGGTATGCGCGTGCTGCAGTTTGCGTTTGGCGATCGCGGCGCGCACATGTACTTGCCGCACCGCTACGACACAAACACCGTGGTCTATACCGGCACCCACGACAACGACACCACGATGGGTTGGTGGCAAGGTGACGCCCAGCCGCATGAAAAGCGCGACGCCGCCGCAGCCTTTGGCGCGAACGACCAGAACGTGCATTGGGCGTTCATTCGCGCGGCGCAGACATCGCTGGCAACGCTGAGCGTGGTGCCGCTGCAGGACGTCTTCGGCCTTGACAGTTCCGCGCGCATGAATACGCCGAGCCTTTCCGACGGCAACTGGGGCTGGCGCTACAAGCGCGGGCTGCTTACGCAAGATGCAGCGAAAACGCTGTCAGAACTAGCGGAGACGACGGATCGCGACGAGTTGTTGTTATCAGGCGGAAACCAGCAGGGCAACGGGGAACGACCGGAAGATTTCGCTGCATAA